Within the Prevotella scopos JCM 17725 genome, the region CGAGTCATTCAATGCTAAAGTTAAGGCATTCAGGGCACAGTTCAGAGGAGTGACGGATATTCCTTTCTTTTTATATAGGCTTATGAAATTGTGTGCGTAAGAAGAATAGGCATACAATTGGGTTTTATGACTGACCCAGAAAATAGCTCATTATTCAATAAAAAAGGATTTCCTTATGATAGGAAATCCTTTATAGTACACCCTTAGGGATTCGAACCCTAGACCCACTGATTAAGAGTCAGTTGCTCTACCAACTGAGCTAAGGGTGCATACTAAACGAAAAGACTTTGGTAAGAAGCACTTCTTGTACACCCTTAGGGATTCGAACCCTAGACCCACTGATTAAGAGTCAGTTGCTCTACCAACTGAGCTAAGGGTGCTCATTTCGTTTTTGCGAGTGCAAAGGTATCACTTTTTTGCGAATTAACCAAACTTTTTCTATCATTTTTTAGTGCAAAGAAATCTATTATATCCTAGCACATTCTTAGAAACTAAGTATAACTGTCAGATAATATGATAATTACCAACGATATATTCTTATAAAGTTATTATATTTTTTATGTATTTATAGTTAATATTCGTTCTCAGAACATAGAATACTTGATTATTCTAAATTACTTCATGATGAGTTTGCCCCCACAGTTAAAGCCATTTAATAAAGGATGAAACCCGAAAGAGTTTCATCCTTATACTATGCCTATATAATAAAATCTCTATCACACATTATACTGATGCAAATCTTCAAACTCACCACGTTGCCGGCGCTCTTCAATCATACGTAGCAATTTTTTGTTACGATGAGGTGCTATCCATTTTCTCGCAAAGATATTTGGAATTGCAACGCCTAGTGCGATACAGATTAATACTAAAGAACCATTAATTGCAAATGACATAGCATGAGTTACCTCTCCTACAACGCCATGCATTCCCATAAATCCATAAAGTGCGCGATACATAAGTACACCAGGGACAATAGGAATAACAGCTGGAATTGTAATACACTGATGTGGTGTATGAAGGAGGTGAACTGCCTTAATATTAATAATAGATATCAATGCTGAACCACAAAGAGAACCAACTACAATTCCCAAACCAAGTCCTATATTGCCTGATGAAGGATCGAGGAATATAAAGTTTCGCGTACAAACACAGATAACACCACCTAAGGCAATCCAAGGCATCAAACGATATGGAATATTATAAATCGTTGCAAAGCCCATAGCAGAAATTGCAGCAGCAACAGCATAGACATAGAAAGGATGATGAGGAATAGTAGGGAGGTCTTTTGCAAAACCATCAAAACTACCACATTTAATTGCCAACATAATACCAAATGACATTGCTATGACAATAAGAAGCGTATTCATTGCACGGACTAATCCCGTGTTTATATGATTGTCTAACAAGTCATTAACAGCGTTTATTAAAGGGACTCCTGGAACAATATAAAGGGCACAAGCTAAGAGTGGATGCCAAGGAGTTTCTGTAAACAGAATTGGACGAAGGAACTCTGGTAGCGCTGCTTGAACGGTAGGTGTAGAGAGAAAAGACGACAACCATGCAAGAATTGTACTAACAAAAGCCGCAACAGCAAAGTTGGCATAAAGATTAGAACCAGAATGATTCAAGAACATACGAAGACGATTACCCAATATAGCTGCTATAGAAGCATAGAAGAAAGCTGTCCAATCACAACCGAACTGAATACAGAATCCACCACAAGCAAGACCTGCACCAATAGCAATCATCCAATCCTTGTAATAGTGTTTACCATTAGCAATCTTCTCAAGTTCCTCTTCATACTTATCTAACGAATAGTCCTTTTGAATAGCACGCCATGAGAGTTTTGAAACTTCCTGAATCGCAAGCATATTAATTACATGCTTATCACAACGCTGCATCTTAGAAAAACTATGATATTCGTCACTAACATTCACCTGCAACATATAATAATCAATGTTCATGTGCAGATTCTCTTTGGGAAGTCCCAAATAAGCTGCTGTACGCTCCATATTTCGCTTCACACGACTCGTATCAGCAGAACTTTCCATAAGAATTTGCCCTGTACGAAGGAGCAAATCGAGTTTTCTACGAAGGGTTTTCTTGGAACAATCCATCTGTTTTTCGTCCATACAAAACAATCTTTAAACTTTAAAACTTTTGCAAAGGTACAATTTATTATCCGTATAGGAAAATTACGCTGCTAAAAATCAAATCTTTAGCATAATAATTATAGAACTTTGTTCTCAATAGTAAAAAGCTCATCAGACTTTTCGAGTAATACTACTATAGACTTTTACGACGCAAACCCCTACTCTCTTTTAGACCTATTCGTAATAAACAAGTTTTCTTATGCTTAGTAAATCTGTAGATCGTAACCGTCCGCACCATTGGTGTTCACCGCCCGCACAAGATGTGCTAACCCTCCGCACAATATGTGCTGTCCCTCTGCACCAAATCATTTCACAAACAGTAAAATACGGATTATTAGAAGTTTGAGAAGGTATATATCAAAGAGTCGATGAATAAAAACAAACGGGTTTCTTTCCCTCTCCTTATTCTTCAATGCCCAAAGAATTTTCTACCAATGCCGCAACGATAACAATTTTCTCGTAGAAAACGAAGTGGACGAGAAGAATCCGAACTATAAACATTGAGTTTCTTACATCTTCGTTAGGGTATCTCTTCAAAGCCGTTTTTCATCGAGGTGTTAATACCGACAACATTCTGGTAATCAAAACCTTTCTGTAGGATAAATCGATTTTAATGGAGTGTTGTAACTATGAAAATAAAGCTTCTCAAATAATTATAAAATGCAAGATGTACAATAAAACAAATAATCTTCAAAAATTAATTCCGGTTTCTTTGGATTTCTCAAGAATGTTATATACATTTGCCAACGTGGAAATCATCCGCTTATAGTGGACGACAGAAGCATTTATTCTCACATTAGTACGATGCCGATAGCGAGCGTATGGTGAAAACGAGTGGCGAGCATGAAGCCATCTATGTGAATTATCGTGCAAGTCAAACGTATATGTGGACGGAATCAAAAAGCAGCATAAAAAAAATAATGATTTATATTGGGAATATCTCCAAATACAAATGAGTACAATGACTATACCATAAATGAGAATGAGAATGAGAATATCTGTAGTAATCATATTGTTTATGGGAATTCTTATCATGAGCAATAGTTGTTCAAGACATTTTGCTTGTGGTATATATGTTAATCGCACAAATAAATATGATACAATAAGATTGTATCCAGATGGGAACTTTGAACAAATTATTTATAATAGACAAAAAAAGCTTGTTTACCATAGTATCTCTAAATGGCAACAAACATTAAATGGGATTTCTATAGACTCTATTTTATTTTATGAGAATATTGACTCTTTATATACTATAGAAGTAAGTAATAAACAACGTAATGAAGGAATGAACTATGATGGATTCGAGTATAGATATGATAATGGTGTTCATATTATCTACTGGAAAGATTATGTTGATAATCCCGAAAGTGCTACAATTTTCGAATGGGTTGGGAACTTAGAATAGACCATTAAGTATATATTAATAATAATGTGAAAATGTTGGATCGTGCTTTCTTGCGATAAAGTTCAAAATCGGGTAATGCAGTAATGGTTTAGATTGGGAATTATTAGAACAACTACCTGACAATCAACTTAGTTTTAAGCAATTAGGTATAAAGGTAGGGATAAATTCTCTGCCTTTTGCTATTTTTGTAACCCAAAACAAAGGAAAAATGAGCTTACGAGAATGCTTCGGAACTTTATGCTCTGGATAAGGAGTTGAATTTCAAGGGTACTACTTCTCACGGCAGACTACTATAGTTTGGTATTACTGTCCGGTAAAAATAAACTGAAAGCTCTGTATCTCTTTATCCAACGGTGTTGCAGCCGTTTTACTTATCCATGGGCTTGGCTTTAAGTTTTAAACTGTAAGCATTATAAAATGTGCTTTTTGACAAGGGAAGCCCTATAATAACCAAATAAATTAATAAAGTCATAAGTTTAAGCCTATTTTATTTAACACAGATAACTCCCAAAAGTTTTATCGGACACCAATAATTAACATTGAGTTTCTTACATTCTCGTTAGAAAATCACTTCAAAGCCACTTTTCAATGAGATATTAATATCGACAAGAGGTTGATAATCAGAACATGCCTTTTTAGTAATCTATTCTAATTGAGTGTCGCAATTAGGAAAAACAAAGACTTATCAAATAGCCATAAGATGCAATTTGATACAATAAAACAAAAACCTCAAAAATAAATTCCGATTTCTTTGGATTTCTCAAGAATGTTATATACATTTGCCAATGTGGGTATAACTAATAACAGGCTTATGGTCGTAACTCATTCTTTGAATGGATTTCACTCTTCGTCTACGGAATATATCCTTCTTATTCGTGGCGTTTGAGTGTTGGCTGAAATTAGGGCAAGATAATTTCAGTCATAAGGATTTATTGCACATTCTGAGTTATCCACTTTTTCTAATTGGGCAAAAAGAAGGGGGTTGCCATAAATTTCGTTAAAACAACGTCTGATGTGATAAGAGAATTAAATAAATCAAAAAGAGATAATGACAAAATCACAGAATTGTCAATTTTCTCACATGGTACAGCGAGCAATGTTGCATTTGGATATGAAAATACAGGGGTTAAATATACCGATATAGAAAATCCTACAAATATGAATAACTATAATATAGGACAGTTAAGCCGTGAAGATTTTGCGAATAATGCAAGGATAGATTTATATTCATGTAATTCTGCTTCGTTGTTTGGTTTTGGAAAGAAAACTTTTGCTACAACTGATGCAATGATAAAAGCTGTAGATATAGGACCGCACATTCAATTAGTAAATGCGAATTGTACGTGATAGAAGTAGCACAATTCGTTTGAATTTTACTCCAACAAGGAAGAAATAATGGAAAAAATATATTCTTTGTTATTACTTATAATATTTACATCTTGTTCGGTATCGCCTAATTCTACTCCCAACAGCAGAAAAGGTGATATCGTGCAAGATGCGGATATTACAATGATTGATAGTTCTTTTAATATTAAATACTATTCTGGTGGTAAACGTTATTTAGAGGATTATATTACTATCGGTAATGGAAGAATAGTGTTTAGTAAACGTTGGTCATGTTTGATTAGCATAAGTGTACAAAATATTATAGAAGGGCAGGATACAATAGAACGGGTATATCACTTTGACGATGAAACGCATAGATTATCGCATTCCTTTACAAAAATTCAGAATAAGCTCCATGGAATGGCAGTATATTATACAGATTCAGGAGAAGTGGAAAAACTTGTATATTATGATGAGGAGGGAGAACCGACTGAGTTAGACAAAAAAGTTTCTGTATCATTAATCAAAAGGGCTTGTCAAGAAACTATATATAACAATATTGATTCATTGAAAATTGTAGGAATAAATAAGAAATCTTTTAACAAAGTTTCTATAGCTTACTACAAACGAAAGGGAAAAGGCATTTTGTTTATAGGAACATTATGCTTTGTTATAGGTCGGAAAGGAACTTTGGAAGCTATCTTTACACAATGTAGTAGGCGTGGCTCCCATTTTTTAAAATGTGGAGAGGGTTATTATTTTGATTCTGTAAATCATTATTTGCAGTCAATCAAGAAATACGAAAATAATATGCAATATGGAAAAATCCTGTATCTTGATAAAGATGGGATTATTGAAAAAATTAGCTATATACACAACAAGTAATGGCTTCACCAACGACGCTTTGGGCAACGTGGTGACGAAGCAGACAGCCAACCTCAAAAAGGAGGGCAAGACCATCAATTACGAGTACGATTACGGACGTCTGACGGCAATCAACTATCCCGAACATCCAGAAAACAACGTGAAGTACCACTATGGTGGTATCAACTCTTCTTACAACCGTATCGGCAGATTGATGCTTCGCGAGGACGGAAGTGGTGCTATCGAGTATTACTACGGTAAGATGGGTGAGGTCTTGAAGACGGTACGCACACTGATTGTGCCTAATCAGGCAGTGGCAACCTACGTAACACAGTGGAAATATGACAGCCACAATCGCCTATTGGAAATGATTTACCCCGATGAGGAGAAGGTAACCTACGGCTACAACCTCGGTGGAAAGATAGACCACGTGCGCGGTTACAAGGCTTATTTTAATACTTGAATTATTCTATTTATGTACAAAAATCAGTTATGGCAGTGTTATTCAATTTGTATACTATGAGGAAGATCATTTTATCGACTACTTTGATAATATTAATTATAAATGCTTTGTCTTCATGTAATTGTTTTTATAAACGAAAGACCTTAAGAATTGCAAATAGTATGTCTGCAGCAGAATCTCAAGGTCGAGGTGCGCTTGTGTCTATATATAAAACGGATAGAACTGCAATAGTATTTGATAGTATATGTATTCACATAAGAGGATCATTTGTAGAGCATCCGTATAATTACAGAGATTACAATAGTGAAGCGTTAATAGTTGATAGAGATAGCTACCAATTTATAATTATCTTATCAGGTAGTGATAACTTGCAAAGCAAAGGTTATGGAGAAACTTGGGAAATAGATAACATTCCTGCATTTGAAGCACCGTACACGCTTAATTATTATTTTGAAAGGCAAGTTCCACCCGATACCATTGTGGTTACAATCTATGACATTCGTGATTTACCTAAGAAAAAAGTTATAAAGGAAATATCTTTTTACAAAGCACAGGAGAAATAGTTGCACAGGAGAAATGTGGCGGAGCAATTATTCCTAAAAATATCTTATTTAAAAAAGGATTATTAAGGAGACTCTAAGACTATATTCAAGTCAGAATAAGGTGCTAAGTATTGGGAAAATCAACAATGATTATGGAAAAATTTTATTGTAGAATCTGTGGGTATAGATTAGGTTTTGAGCCATGGGGAGATGACGGAAAAACTCCAACCTATGAAATATGTCCTTGTTGTGGTGTTGAGTTTGGTAATGAAGATTGCACAATTAAATCAATTAAGGAATATAGAGAGAGTTGGATAAAGTCTGGTTGCAAATGGTTTGAACAGAGTAAACGTGCCACAACGTGGTCATGGGAGAATCAGCAAAGACATCTCCCCAAAAAGTTTAAATAATTATTTTCGGTAATGCTTCAAATCGGGAGTTATTGTGATTATCATCTGATTATCAATGTGATTGTTAAAAGATTAGGCGCAAAGGCAGGGAAAAGACTCTCTGCCTTTTGCCATATTTGTAACCAAAACAAAGAAAAAATAATCTTACAAGAACGCTTCGCACTTTACGCTCCAGATTAAGAGTTGAGTTTCAATGTCCGCATTGCCACTCAAACAATATTATCAAAGGTGGTAAAAGTAGTACAGGTAAACAACGCTACCGATGTAAGAATTGCCAGAACCGTTTTATTACCGTCTACAACATACAAACCCTATCTTCCTAACATTGATAACTGACCAAAGAGGGATTGGGCAATCACAGCACGATACTAACATTGGGTATTATGATTTATCAGCATTCATTCTTGTTTACTCTCAAGAGATTTTGTCAGTAGCACTGCTTACTGTTGCAGTCTGATGAGAGTTTGGTAATAGGTTTCGAGTTTTCCAAGCAGTCGTTGAGCACTGGCGACAGAATGATTAATTATTGAGGACTTTCACGACTTCGTTGTACAGAACTCCTATCTTATGAGTCAAGGCAACGATTTCTGTTAGTTCTCTAAGTAAGTTTCTTTTAAAGAGTCTTCCGTGATGAGCTTAAAGTCTTCGTCCAAGAGCCTTGCTCGGATTATAAACTTTGAGTTTCTTACATCTTCGTTTAGGAAATCTCTTCAAAGCCGTTTTTCATCGAGGTGTTAATACCGACAACATTCTGGTAACCAAAACCTTTCTGTAGGATAAATCGATTTTAATAGAGTGTTGTAACTATGAAAATAAAGCTTCTCAAATAATTATAAAATGCAATATGTGCAATAAAACAAATAATCTTCAAAAATAAAATTCGATTTCTTTGGATTTCTCAAGAATGTTATATACATTTGCTAATGTGGAAATCATCCGCTTATAGTGGACGACAAAAGCATTTATTCTCGCATTGGTACGATACCAATAGCGAGCGCATGGTGAGAACGAGTGGCGAGCATGAAGCCATTTATGTGGAATATCGTGCAAGTAGAGTGCAAAACTAAGCTTGCTTCAGTGATGACTATTAATGGCACAAAGGATATAGGAAAATAGAAAAGGGCATCAAGTGAAAATGGAAAGCAAGCTTTTAATGATAAGCACAGTAATTTTGATGCAGCTTACTCTGTAGCACTAAAGGATATTACAAATGCGATAGAAAAATCGAAAGAATCAAAACAAGAAGAATGAAATATTTAGTTGTTATTTGCATGTTTGCCTGTTTTTTTATGACATCATGTATGATACAAACAGGCTGGGATTATTTTGTACAAGGAAAAATAAATAATTACCAAGTAATCAAATGTACTCCTAATAGTTTGTTTTCACAGAGCAACATAGAGTCAGATATTAAATTATCTGACTCTATGAAAGTTTATTTTGTGCATAAAACCCTGTCGGATGTAGATTCTTTTATGTATAATAATTTTGAATATCATTTTCTATTAACTGGAAATACGATTCCTGTCATTAGAATTAATTCGTTAAAATTACTTGACCGCAAAGGAGCTATTCTTCCTACATATCTATATTATCAATACTCATATAGTGTTATAAGGGGCAAATTGATAGCAATAGAACAAATTCCTTTCGATATACCTCCACCTCAAGGTACCAATGGACGTTATAAAGCAATCTCTTTAGTTCTACACTCTGTAAGACCAAATTCTTCGACGCCCTATCTGAAAGTAATTTGGGATATATCCATTGGTGATCAACAAATAGCTGATTCGATTGAATATAGGTTTAAGAAATATTATGATATGCGTCCAAAGATATTTTAAAATGGTAACACTTGTGTCCAATCATTGAATAAGGAATTTACCCACATCTCTGTATGATTGCAAGGTACACTTACTGATAATCAAATGCTTACATGAATCTTCGTTATCAAGCCAGCCCTCCGCATTGAGCAGATTGCCGAAGAGTTGTTCGATACGATGAATAAAGTTTGCAGAACAAAACAATTTATTCAAAATATACTTTCCTGTCACTGATATCATCCAAGAAGTGTCTATAAATTATTGATTTGCAGCATCTTTATGTGAAGTGTTAAAAGTGACAGCAAAATAAAATTAAAACAACAATGCTTATATCACTAACTTTAGTCTGCTTTATTACTCCGCATATCGGAAACCTTAATTTAACTGCATAATAGCTTTTCGAATATTCTCTTTTGCAACGGTAGGTTTCATTGCTTCTGTAAGCATCATATCCGTTGGTGTAATACATTGAACTTGTGAGAAGCCTGCTTTAAGTAAAGCTGCCACGTCCTTTACCTTCCCAGCTATAAGCATAACAGGAACATTCTTGCGAAGACCATATTCTAAAACTTTTACTGGTATCTTTCCCATTAATGTCTGACTATCTGCACTACCCTCCCCTGTTATAATCAAATCTGCATCTTCTATAAGTGAATTAAAATTGACAGTTTCTAAAAGAACATCTGCACCAGACCTCATCTTGGCATTCATAAACTGCATAAAAGCATAACCCAATCCACCTGCAGCTCCAGCACCGTTATTCAAAGAACAATCAAAACCTAACTGAGCAGCAGCCATACGTGCAAAAGTACGTGCTCGACGATCCAAACAAACTATCATTTCTGGTGTCGCTCCCTTCTGTGGACCAAACACTTCAGCTGCACCATGTTCGCCATACAGAGGGTTATTTACATCTGAAGCTAAGGTTATATCTAAATCTTGTAAAAATATATCACGCCAGTTCTTACCAAAAATGTCTTTCAAAGCTGCCAACATACCGAGTCCGCAATCGCTTGTAGCTGACCCTCCGAGCCCTATAATAAACTTTCTATACCCTCTTTGAAGTGCATCAGCAAAGACTTAACCTAATCCATAAGTGGTTGCACGTAAAGGGTTCAATTCATGCGACTTGAGCAAGTTGATACCACATGACAAAGCTGATTCTATAATTACTGTATTATCTTCACGTACTGCATAGTTTACTTGAATAGGTCGCATTAGCGCATCATGGCAATTGACAGCAACCTTCTCACAGTCGAATAAATGTAAAAAGACATTCAACATTCCATCTCCCCCATCCGTGACAGGAACCTTTACAACCTTAACATCCTGCCAACGTTCGCGAAGACCATGTTCAGCAGCATCTTCAGCTTCAACAGAAGATAAACAACCTTTAAAACTATCAATTGCTAAAATAATATGCTTCATATTGCTTGCAAAGTTATTAAGAATTCGTGAATAATTTGGATTTTACATCTATTATATATATCTTTGCAAGATAAACTATAATTATATACCTTTATATGAAACAATTTTTCAAATTCGTTTTTGCTTCTTTCTTTGGAATGATGTTGTTTAGCATCGTTACGGGACTCTTTGCGCTTTTTACTATTGTTGGTATGATTGCATCGCAAGATACAACCAAAGAACCTGAAGACAACTCAGTACTTGTATTGAATCTTTCTGGACAAATGGCAGAACGAAGTGAAAATAATTTCCTTAGTCAGTTGCAAGGCACTCAGATTAATAGTTTGGGTCTTGATAATATGCTTGAAGGTATCAGAAAAGCTAAAGACAACGATAAAATAAAGGGTATATACATCGAAGCAGGTGGCTTTGCCTCTGACTCATACGCTTCAATGCAGGCTTTACGTAAAGCACTCCTTGATTTCAAAAAAAGTAAGAAATGGATTATTACTTACGCAGATACTTACACACAGGGTACATACTATATTTCTTCTGTTGCTGACAAGGTCTATCTAAATCCACAAGGACAAATTGACTGGCACGGATTGGCTTCTGAACCTGTTTTCATTAAGGACCTCTTGGCGAAGTTTGGTGTAAAAATGCAGGTTGTAAAGGTTGGTGCTTATAAAAGTGCTACAGAAATGTTCACTGGTGAGAAGATGAGTGACGCAAACCGTGAGCAGACATCAG harbors:
- a CDS encoding threonine/serine ThrE exporter family protein — protein: MDEKQMDCSKKTLRRKLDLLLRTGQILMESSADTSRVKRNMERTAAYLGLPKENLHMNIDYYMLQVNVSDEYHSFSKMQRCDKHVINMLAIQEVSKLSWRAIQKDYSLDKYEEELEKIANGKHYYKDWMIAIGAGLACGGFCIQFGCDWTAFFYASIAAILGNRLRMFLNHSGSNLYANFAVAAFVSTILAWLSSFLSTPTVQAALPEFLRPILFTETPWHPLLACALYIVPGVPLINAVNDLLDNHINTGLVRAMNTLLIVIAMSFGIMLAIKCGSFDGFAKDLPTIPHHPFYVYAVAAAISAMGFATIYNIPYRLMPWIALGGVICVCTRNFIFLDPSSGNIGLGLGIVVGSLCGSALISIINIKAVHLLHTPHQCITIPAVIPIVPGVLMYRALYGFMGMHGVVGEVTHAMSFAINGSLVLICIALGVAIPNIFARKWIAPHRNKKLLRMIEERRQRGEFEDLHQYNV
- a CDS encoding IS1/IS1595 family N-terminal zinc-binding domain-containing protein, whose product is MKGGKSSTGKQRYRCKNCQNRFITVYNIQTLSS
- a CDS encoding DUF4347 domain-containing protein gives rise to the protein MGKKKGVAINFVKTTSDVIRELNKSKRDNDKITELSIFSHGTASNVAFGYENTGVKYTDIENPTNMNNYNIGQLSREDFANNARIDLYSCNSASLFGFGKKTFATTDAMIKAVDIGPHIQLVNANCT